AGCttagggaaattatttttaccacTCTTAGAAGGAGAAATGAGCTAATCATTTTGGTACCTTCTCAGGGACTAATATTAATGGTGCTCTCCAGACTGGTGCAAAGCTGCTAAATGATTACATTGGTCAGAATGACGTTGATGCCAGGAGTGTCTCTCTGATCATCTTCCTCACCGACGGGAGGCCCACTGTTGGGGAAACACAGTCGTCCAAAATCCTCAGCAACACCAAGGATGCCATCCGTGATAAATTCTGCCTCTTCACCATCGGCATTGGCAATGATGTAGACCACAAGCTGCTGGAGAGGATGGCGCTGGAGAACTGTGGCATGACAAGGCATTTCCAGGAGGATGAGGATGCAGCCAGCCACCTCAAAGGGTTTGTTCTagtttttctgtgcttgtatCTGCACTGGGTCCTCTGGGCATGggtttttggaaggaaaacctCTAAGGAGACACAAGAGATGGGAGTTACCTCTGAGGTTGAGGTCTCTCAACTCTGGTTGAGAGAGACAGAGTACGCTCAGTTACTGAGGATGCCTGCCTAGAAATTGTCTCCTTCCTAGCAGACCCCTTGGGCTGTAGTGGAGCTTCCTGGCCCCTCAGAACAAGGTATTTGTTTCCCTAATTCAGATCATTGCTTTGGGCACGTTGACCTGGAGAGACAGGAGGCGTGAGTGCCACCTCTCCAGAggtggatggagggagggaaggatgcATTGCTCACTTCAGATTGACAGCATAAACAGCTCAGGAATGAAGATCCCAATTTgggacagaaaattatttatttattttttgaaaactaGAACCTTTTGCCCAAACTCCAAAATACTTGACTTTGAAAAATACACAAGGGTCATTCTGGGGATGATCATATAGTCGCTTCATTCCCTCATTCTTTGTGACCCAAACTCCTAGCAAGTTTCCTTTAATCTGCATCATTCAGTAGGACCAGAGATtatgtttctcttctgtgatcAGGGAGCTGTAGTCCAAGGGGAGACCCTAGTGAGGAAGAGCAAAAAGATAACTGAACCACAGCTCTGTTTAAAATGTCAGCCAGCATGTCAGTATTTCCAGTCAAACATGTTTGGCTTTCACTCCCAAAATGTTACTGTTTTCAACCTTGGAAACCAAAAAGAGACAGTCATTGAGCAGAGACTTGTCATTTTGCCTGGCTAGTGCCTAACTGATCTGGAGCAATGAGACCATGCACTTTGCACTAGGGCTGTTCTTTCTGCTGTGATTGTACTAGGACAAGAAGGTGTTCCTTTTAACCCAGATTTTGTAGATCCATCTGCCACTTTGCCCATGTCATTTACTTCTCAGAACATGCATTTTGGATAGTGAGTGGCATTCCCCCGCAAATGGAGGATGTGCTGATTGATTGGGCTGCAGGAACCCAGCACTGCAAGTACTTGTTCAAACACCTCTACCTGATAAACAGCTCACTGTTTATCAAGCTCAGTGATGGCAAACCCACTTGGCAGCTGGTGCCAAATTTATACAGAAAAGCGCAATTACTTGCTGGATGCCAATTTAAATCACTATTGGAGGGAAAACCTATGTGGGTGCCAatgtaatttctgatttttgtggTCAGTGGGTTGTAATTTTTACACAGGTCCGTCCTTGCATTGTATTATAAGACAAGTTGTATCTCTCCCTCCACCATTTGGTACCACCCAGGAGTTATTTCACAGAGAGTGCTCAGGTTTAATTCactcatgttttaaaatgtgacaaGGTCTCTGCATCAAAGACACTGAGTGCTCAGAGAGACTTTAAAAGAAAGTCAACTAATTCAGGCTTTGGGTTTCCTTGGAGAGAGAATAAAACAGAATGAGTGTCTCTAGCTTCCAGACAATCTGTTTAagcagatgtgaaaaataaatgcagcttgAACTAAAAAAGGCTGAGGCCAATTCTTTGTTTATTTACCAAATTAGACTCAAATGTCTTGCCAAGAGATGAGAAGTCTGGAATTTAAATGGGAAATATGGCATTCTTGGAACAGCTTGGGAAGATCCATCAAAAGCACATTGCTGCAGGGAAAACAGAATACTGTAAAATTAGGTCTTGACCCTTTGTAAAGGCTTTCTGGCCTCAGAAGTATGGTAGGTTCATGTTAACAGGGCATTATAGGGTTAAGCTGTCTGGTTCCACAGAAGCCATGTCTTGCTCcaacagaaaaatcagcaaTAAGGTAGCAGTTAGTTCTCTTCTGCCAGGCCGCCTGCATTTAGTAGTTAAGATTCCTCCATTCCTTGGAAATGTCCTCATTTATGGGAGTGTAGTGAGATTCCTTCctgattttcttcctcctttggcCATCAGAAAACTGTATTCCTGCCTGTCCTACACTGGCTGCCCTGAACAGTAGTATCTAGGGCTCTTCCACTGATGGAGAAGTTTTCATTCAGATACTCTCCAGCTTTGGGGGACCTAGCATCTGGGTCTAACAGTTTCTGGCTCTGGAACACCATGCATAATACCACTAGAAAACTGTGGGTAACAGCATCTCTTCTaagtatattttgaaataactaAGGGGCTTTCTGTGAGCCTGAGAAACTAAGAATTTACTTTTAATGGACAAGTCCTCTTAAGAAAACTTAAGTGGGCCACAAATATCATCTTGTAGAGCTCTGGAATCATAGTGGAAGGTAAGTGACTGACTGCCAGGCCATGCTTAAATGCTTCTGAACCTACTTAAGAGACTCTAGATGTctaagaaaaactgaaaactaaaatgaggcagagaataattttggttgaaagggacctctggaggtcatgtAATCCAGCCTTCTGCTCAGAGAAGAGCTAACTTCAAATTTAGGTAAGGTTTCTCAGGCCCTTGTCCACGcaagttttgaaaatctctAAGGGTAgagactcccccacctctctgggcccAGTTACAGTGGATGCAGTTGTTAAATTTGGGGCCTGATAGCTCAAACTGCTCCTGAATGTCTTAGCAGCCATATTAGTTAGTCTAAGTCAGACCATAAGTTAGGCCATGCATAAGTGCAAGAGTATGTACATACACTTAGATGAACAGTACTAATGGTGAGAAATATGTCTTTGTTTAAGGTTCTATGATGAAATAGGAACACCCCTTCTCTCTGACATCCGTGTCGATTACCCTGAAGACAATGTGGAGCAAGTCACCCAGAACTTCTTCCCTAACTACTTCAATGGCTCTGAAATTATAATAGCTGGCAAACTCATCAACCATACCTCAGATAGTCTCCACGTGGAGGTGACTGCTAGCAACTCCAAGAAGTACATAGTCCTCAAAACAGATGTGGCTATTGACCTGCCAAGCAGGAATGACATCAGAGGTGTCCCCGGCCTGGAAGATGGCAAAGGTGATAAAAATTACATTGAGAGGGCATGGAGTTACCTCACCATCAAGGAATTGCTTAACTCCCGTTTGAAGAGCGATGACAATCAGGAAAAAGACTATTTGATGGAGAAAGCCAAGTCAATTGCCCTGACTTACAATTTTGTTACTCCCTTCACTGTTCTGAAGATGAGAGAGGCTGGGCTCCATTCAGAACCTCCTCAAGAGGAATTTATCAGCCCTTCTACCGATGGCATTGGTGAGAAGTTGCAGAGCTTGCAGGGACACAAGGCACCACCAGGTATGAGGGAAAAATAACCATGTGCCGGtaagaaatctttttgcataggTAGTGCCTCACGGCTGGCTTTGGTAACAGGGATGATCTAGCCAATGAACTGAGGGGTGGTAAAAAGAAAGTTGAGATTTTTCAATTTGATTTGGCTAACTGTGGGCAGGGTGACCTTGAGCAAACCTTTTAGGCACCTGACTCACCCCCTGCTCTGtagaaaacagtgaagaaaaactgGTATTCTAAATGAAGGTTAAAGTAGCTGCAGGAGTACGTCCCATAATCTGGCTGAATAATATTTTGGGAGCATTATTATACTGTGTCTCTTTCTGCTGCTCAATAAGTAATTGTAACAGCCTTCCTTCCTCACTTCTAGGTATACGCAGACAGCAAGATAATCAAAGAATTAAAATCTCCAAAACTTCAGGTCAGTGCCTGTTTTTGTGCCTTTAATAATCCCCAGTAATAGTGGTTGATTTATGGAAACATCAGTTGCATGCCACTGTGGTATAACTATCCTGATGAATCGGCCAAAATCCTCTTTACTAcacctgcagagcagggaggaaaatgaaaacaaaaacagaatacAGAGAGGATGAGTAAAGAGAAGTGTGAGGAAGCATAGCATGGCAGATGATCTCCAACACTTGATAGTCATGTTTGAGACTTGTGTAGATTAGGGGAGAACAGGAAGCACACTCTCTCTGTACTAGAACTAgtcaaaaaacattttataaaggAATGTTGCTGAAACATAAAAAGCGttgtcaaatgaaaaaaataaattctgtagtGTTGTGCTATTTCTCTGTTGGTTCTGCACCCTTACTTAATATCCTTTTCATACATTAAGCACTGAAGAATAAGCCCAGATCAAGAATTTAGACTTGAATTTCACTGGATAAGGTCAAATTTATCTTAAAAACTAGGGTTTTGtcttattattaaaaacaactATCTGGTAGTTGATGATAGGTTAAGGATTGTTGAAAAATTAAGGTCATAGGATTGTTTAAAAATCTCCTGTTGACAGCTCCAATGTGATATTGAGGACCAAGAGGGTTCAGTGTGAGGTGTGCCCAGGCAGCTGTCCTTGGTTAGAGGACACATTTTTGTGTGCTGTGGGGGATGTAGCCTTCCAACAGAGTACGGAGGAGTACAAAACACCTGCGTGACAATTCCCATAAATCACTGAAATTATattccaggaagaaaatatgttcattttCACCTGGACTGCTTTGGGTTTTGAGTTTGCTTTGAAAACCCAACCTCTTCTGTGacaaaaacaagacaaaacaaaataatctttgtgaaaaacaaagcaaaatttggCATTTCCTGGCAAATTCCATCCAACCCtctaaaaacaacaaaccatgAGGTCTTAGAAAAAACAGGGACAAACACactttgaaaagcagttttgttacatttttggACATTGCAGTTTTGTGTAAGTCTCTCacagttgtctttttttcccatgtcttCTCAGCGGATGGAGACCCTCACTTTGTCATTGATTTTCCCTCCAGCAAGTTCTCAGTCTGCTTCAATATTGACGGAGAACCAGGGGACATTCTCCGACTGGTCTCTGATCATAAGGAATCTGGTGAGCAGCCAAGCAAAGCAGTTGCTTGTGGAGGAGAGCTGAAGTGAAAGGCCAGCTCTCTAGCAATTAGACTAAGCACCAAGGTGCCTCATAGGCAAGAAAGTGGCAGGAAATTAGAAGTTGCTTTTCTGGCCAGGCAAAGGAAAATTGGTGCACGTGAGTTTTCTGGCTCTAATCACCTGGATTAGAAGGGGAGGTAAACTGTCCACTTGCACTTACTGACCTCCAACTTTATCATAGCTTATGGGTGAATTCACAGTAAGCCTAAGTAAGGAGGAGGCCTGGCTACTGTTACACAAATATTTGTCAACAGATTAGACTTAACCATAGAGAGAACTGGCCTTTATGTGTATCCAGACTTTTCCTAGTTCAGATCTTCATTGACTGGAATCAAGGGAGCGTCAATTACATGTAAGCAGCCAAGAGACCCACTTGAGTGCATGATGACCATATTGCACCCCTTCAGCCCAGCTGGACTGGAGAGCTCAGTTCCCAATGGTTAGACCCAGTATGGTCGGGGGGTTGCACTGGATCAGTGCTACAACAGCTTTCAGCTTTGTGGTGCAGAGACAGTGCATTTCTTTGATGGTACAACTTCATCAGCCCTCCAGTTACAAAGTCACAACATGCAAATGAAAGATTTGGACTCTCCAAAATTGCTCTGCTATTGGAACTTCATTCTTTACTTACAGCACTGTTTGCTTCAAGACAGAGCAAATTATCCAAACAGGCTAAGCAAGCACTGAGGCTGTTTCAGTGAAGGGACCACCAAACTGGTTACCGAGTCGTGACAGCCTTGAGAAAACCCATGCAGTTCAGGATCTGCCTTGCCCAAGCCTGTCTGATCCCCAGGAGCCCAGGCTGTGGTCTGATCTGTCCTGGAATTCTAAGCTGTGCAGCTAATAAGCAGATTATGTCCTGAGCAGGGAAATGGTGGGACAAAGGGGTGTCAAAATAAGAGACAATGCACAGACTTGTTTTACAAAGAAGATAAACAACCCCACAATAAAGTTATAAGAATTCTGTTCTGTGTGGCAGTGGTCTAGCCTCCATATTTCTGTGTTCATGCCTGCCTTAATGAGTAAGATCCAGCTCCTGGCAACATTTCCCTTAAACTTCTTTCACAGACTGTGTTTGCGCTACAGCTTTGAGTGATTCTGTGGCTCAAATGCGGAATAAGCTTGAGAAAAAACAGGCTCTGTAGCACTAGCAAGTTGAGTCTATAAAGACAGAAATGAGAGATTCCATCAGCAATGATGGAATCTCAGTGTTGATGGCTTGGGTTAGCCACAAATCTTCTCCTTAATTGTTACTGTCTAGCAGCTGTTCAGAGACCTGTGGGAAGTGAGACACTATCTTAAGGACAGGAagtcacaaaaataattaaaataattgggAATCTTAGTGTGGATATCTAGGCTTCAGCTGACTTGGTGGGATCTGCACCTTAGACTACGCAAAAGTGGTTCTTTTGGGGCAAAACTGAGGAAAGCTGGAAGAGCAGCACCGGTGAAGGTGAAAATAACCCAACGGGAGTGCAGGGTTCAGGGTCCTATTCTGCACCAACACAGAGAGAACCTGAATTTCTTACACTGCCACCTGAGGAGGTTTAGCACTTCACTAGTGGTCCTGCTCAGTCTTTATCATGTTGGCCAAGGTAGTAACCCTTACTCTGTGGCTTCCCAGGCTAGCTCTTTTCTTAGGAGTCAGGTAGAGAGGGACATCAAACTCCAATTGCCTACTACCCTGAGATACTCTGAGACAGCAGCATTCGGATACACCCAGGTCCTATCTGTAGAAGTTCAGTCCCTAGGCCAGTTGGTGATATTAGGAAAagcagggctgccagcagctTTTCTTAGGCCTCCAATATCTGGTATGTTTGCAGTTATGCATCAACAAATAGGTGGTCTAGGTAAATCATACCACAGTTTGTCAGGCTACAGCAGTCAGGAAGATAAATATTAGTCTGATATGGCTCAAAACTCCAGCACATCATTGTCTTGATGATAGGTAGGTCTAAGGTTGGATGGAGCTTAGGAAGTGgctgtgctgagcagcagctgatCCTATCCTGTACCACTGTGTATGCAATGTTAGGACtaatggggctgggggcacctGTCTCCAGGTAAGGTCAGTATTTCTAAGCTTAGGTAAATTTAGGTGCTCTGTATAAGGTAATCAATTTTTTACAGACTGGCCATACTGCTTTGAACACTGGTAGGTGAAATAATCAAGCATGAGGTGGCAAATTTGCATTTCATCATTTGCAAAGCTTATATATTTGAGACAACAAACCTATTCTTGGTTCCAGCTTTCATTTATTGATTATTTTCCTGCAAGGTGTAACTGTGAATGGGCAACTAATTGGAGCTCCTGCACCACCCAACGGCCACAAGAAGCATCGGACTTACTTCCGCACCATCACTATCCTCAGCAACAAGCCAGAGAGATCTTACCTAGAGATCACACCCAAAAGAATCATCCTGGATGACGGGGAAAGACTACTTCTGTCCTGTGATCGGAGTGCCGTTGTGCAGAGCAGTAGCCTCGAGGTGTCCGTCTCTGCCAATTCCAACATCACTGTGACGATACGAGACACAATCAGCTTCGTCATCCTCATCCACCATTACAAGAAGCCAGCCCCGTATCAGAGGGATCACCTGGGGTTCTACATCTCCAATAGTAAAGGCCTCTCTTCGGACACCCATGGGCTACTGGGTAGGTATCAGGTTCTCAGATTCAGAGCTGTAAGCCAGAGAAGAATGATCCTTCCAAACAGTTTTAAAGGACAGAGACAGGAGGTAATGAATGAGGCAGGTAGGGATTAAGTTCCCAGGTAAGACTTTTACTTCCACTCCCAAACAACTTCTCTATTGCCAGCATCACCAACTCCTCTCCCATCTTTTCCTGTAAGAGCTATCTCCCACTATCCTAGCTATGTGGGTGTGCCTGTTTCTCACATTTCCACTCTTTTTACGATTCTTCAATACAGTTGTCATTAGAATACACATGCCTGATGTTCCCAATATGGAGAGAGAAAACCAATATTGCACAAGAACCCTGAATAAGGCACCAATAAGAGGTTTGCTAACAGTAGCCCTAATTCAGAATAGCCCAGCTGCTAATGGGCTCTCAGGGTCATAGCAAGGTAGGGGCTGAATCTCTCTAGGCACAGGGGACAGTCGACTGAGGTCTTGCAGCTTCTGAAAGAGAGCCCTAGTCCCAGAGCTGGGATGTTGCCAGAGATCATTGGCTTAGCCTTCAAGTACTGCACTTGCACTTGTCCAGAGGGTCTGTTTTCACAGGGCTGAGCTGTTTACACATGGGCCTGATTGAGAACAAGAAACATTAGTACTTTCTCTGGCCCCTTTCTTTCAGACGTGAAGTGAAAGAAGAGCCACCCCCACATTTTGAGAGCAATTGGGCTTTAGGAAGTCTCAGAGAATGTCTAGATGGTTGGGTTCTTTCAGTCAACGGGAAGTAGTAATGTTAACGGTCATGTAGAGGTGCAGAACTCTAAGACTGAAGCCATAGTTTCTGCGACATTCAGGTACCCCTAGGTTAAGCAGGAAATGGTCCTTCAGGAGTGGAGTTTTGGATTCAGGCTGCTCACACATGCAAACCTCTAAATCCACACTTAGGTTTGGCCAAAAAGAGCTTGCCCCCAAGAaggcaacagaagaaaacttgGAGCTTCAAGCCTAGATCTTCTTTCTGCTTGCTGATGGGCTTTCTATGGGTTATATTATCCTCTAATAACCATCGCCCACAGAGGGGAACTTGCTCTTAGCAGCTCAAAAAGCTCTTTAGCTCAGCCAGTGTATCTTGAtgagtgaaaaaagaaatagggtTTTATTCTTATCTCTATGTTTGTGAGATTTGGAAAAGAATCACAGGACCTAGATTCATCCTGCTGTTGAAAAGCAGCCCTTTACAACCCCATATGCCAAGAATCctcagaaaaaacccaaacccaacaacttATAAACAGGCACAAAAGAGCCAGTCACGGAGTCTATTTTATCTTGCCTTGCAGGTCAGTTCTTGAACCATGAAGTTAAACTCCTTCAGGAATCTCTAAACACAAGTCATCAGCAGGTTGGTCAGAACCAGACTGAAGCATTAAAGCCAAACCCTACAacgaccctgaaagtgaagggaCGGCTCATTCCTGTTGTGTGGAAGCAGAGGAGGATCTACAATGGCCAGCAGGAAGTTGACTGCTGGTTTGCCAAAAACAATGCAGACAAACTGATCGATGGGAACTATAAAGACTATCTGGCTTCTCATCCTTTTGACACAGGGACCAGCTTTGGGACGATTAACAGCCTTTAAGACCAATCTTAGCAACGCATGGCAGCAGCGTGTGTGACAGCGGTTCCCTTCTGAAGCCTCTAGAGCTAGGCAACTtatatttctttactttttggTGCCAAAGAAACCAAGGCTTTTTGCCCTTGGAAATCAGCTGTCTCTCTTTCATGCTAGATGAACATCATTCATCAAATTCCCAAAGACAAGGAGGTTTGTGGGGAAGGGTTGAGGACACGGTTAAAGGTGTGACTGGTGCTCTCccagtggggagggagggagaaatggGCCAGCACATATCTCAAGCAGTACAGAGAGGTGCTGGCCTTAAAATAAACCCATGCAGGGATCTGTGCAATACTCCCAGGAGCTGACCAGTCACCCAGCAAGAGGCACACATCATACAGCACAGCGCCTATTTAGAGAGACAACCTTGGGTGACGCACCTTGCAAAGAAGTGACTTGGAGCACCTGCTCCAACCATAGTCCCTGggcaaaaagagagagaggggagaggtgGGTGGATATTCATCCGCAGTGACCCGTTAGCATCAAAGAGGtaacaaagaaatcaaaacctTAAATCAACAGGCCACAAGAGGGTATTGCTTTCTCAGTTATTGGGATGGGGTCTGGATTTGCCACTAAGCATGATGTTCCCCGAACCACTACAGACCCTTAAAACAGTGGTGAAAACGTTCCTGTTGTTTATTGCTGTCTCTCTGCACAGGCTGCATGCTTAAAAGGCACTTCTGATCTTCAGCAGCAACAGGAGTGGTGCAGGCTCCCATTCCACGCAGCATCTCATTTAAATAACATTGCAGGTTTAGTGATCTCTTGAGTCTTAACTCCCTCAGAAACAAAGTTCCACTGTGAGCTTCCAACAGACCTGCCACCTCCTTGAGCAGGCATCACTTCTGCTTAGCAGAGATTTAAATTCTCTAAAGGATGACGAGCCAGCACCTGGGATAGCTTACAACCCTAGAAAGCAGCCTCTTGAATTTAGACTAGACATAtatagctgctttttttaatcatggAGGAAGTCTTTACTTCAAATTGTCAAAAACTTTTCATCCCAATTTCCCTggctccttctccttccctacACTACAGGAGTCCATACACAGCAGGGGGTTACAGAAGGGTCTGCCAGCCACACCCACTGCAGGTggtctgctgctctgcagagaaacCTCTCAACCCAAACTACAAGGCTGCAGTCTATTTTAAAGTGAGGCACCACTGAATAATGCTATAGCTCAGCCACAGGGGAGTTTGTTTAGCAGACAGCTTGGCCAAAGAGGACTTTGACAACCACAAAGACATTTACATGGCAAGGCCAAATTGAGCTCATGCTCTGCCTTTCCAGAACTGAAAGGAGGAGGGTGGGTGTGGAAGCAGCTCCAGGAGCTAAATAATATCCATGTGTTAGGAGAAAACAGAGTTGCCAGAAACCTACAGAAAAATGTTCAATCTTGACTgattttttgcatatttaaaaattaaatcatattGTTGCTGTAGGagctccagctgctggggaTGGAGTGGTGGTTTTCCAGTTGCTTGATCATCAAGTTAGTACTCCTAGAActgtggcagcagagcaggtaGTGAGCATGGTTACTTATTCACACCATGTGccaaggggaagaaggaaacagCTGAAAGCAACCAGCTAGATTTAATTGCACTCTGGAAGGGCCTTACAGAGAGCTCAGTTAGTGCAAAACTCATGCCAAGGCTCATGCTTTGGTACTAAACATAAAGACAAAACTACTGCTTGGGGCCCAGCTATCTTGAGAAACCGCTCTCCTGCAAGGGAGAACCAAAGACGAGACCTTCAGCACAGGCCTGAGCATGCAATAACCCAAGATGCTAATGCTCATGGCCAGGAATAAGATGAGAAAAAAGCATCTGTGAAGTTGACTTCTCCACCCAAGCAGACAGTAGGAGGCTCACCCAGCCCACTCCCAAACACCCTCCTATTTCCCTAGCACAGGGTGAACAAGACAGTGGCAGTGAACTTCTAGACAGTCCAGGGTTTGGCAGGTGTCTTCTTCATACTGTCATTACTGAAAGGGATTCCTTTGAAATCTTCACTCTCCTCCCACATTTTGCTGTTCAAGTGTATTGCTAAGGGGAGCGATTGGCTTAGGCTCTCCTCTCATCTCTCCTGTATATAgacatgtatatacacacacatgttGCTAATGCTTCAGGTGCATCAttactcttcctcctcctccagccaagaaaacatttttcttttaaggccTGAAAACAACAATGATCATGTCCAACTTCCCAGCCACATGAAGCACCTGGAGCAATATACTCAAGTTCTTGTTAAGGCTCCAGTTATCCATttcacaataaatattttacagtgaaCACTGCAGTGAAGCTTTCCTTTGGCAAAGATAAAATGAGCTTTGAAGCCAAGGTTATGTATGTTTTACGCTGCTGGACAAAATCATATTACCAGATGGCTGAAAGAACCATTCACGAGGTAACAATAGGTTAGGAACTAAAGtaattttagcagaaaaataaaggtcaATGATATTCTTCAGCCTCTAGACACCTGGTAGGGAGCAAGAAGTGTGTTATGCGAACAGACCCCAGGGGTCTACTCCCACAGAAAACCTGAGAATTTAACCAAAGAGTAATACAGTAGCACAGGACATGGGGAACCAGAGCTTGTGCTCCTGCTGCCTCaagagcagcaaaagcaaaggcaggtCATGGACTGTAAACTTCAGCTTTCCCTGTCTATAAGGGGGCATCACAACACTTCCCTCTCTCAGAAAGAGATTGTGTCCAGGCTTCGTCCTCACGGCCCTTTGTCGTAGCACAGAGATGTCCCGGGAGGTGCACTGCGACAGCTGCAGGTACAAGCACACACTTGTTCTCATCTCTGAGTGTCACAGAGCACTTGGTTTTGCCGTGATATGGTTAAAGATTGCAAGCTGCTCAGATAGCCCAGGAATGTGGGCTGAGCAATCACTTTGGAGACCAGTGGAAATGATTGCACACCACCGTATCAGACAAGGGAACAGGACTCCTGAATTTAGGGTTGCTGAAACAGCACTAGGCTACACAACGCTTGAGAGGGATAACCTTCCTCCACATTATACTTGCCCTCCTACAGCAAGCCCTCTCAGCCAGCCTCAACTGAGGGCAAGAATGAAGATCACGACGCTCACCTTCCATTTTAGGACAAGGACTTTGCTGTGCCTATGTTTGCGCTC
The Phalacrocorax aristotelis chromosome 1, bGulAri2.1, whole genome shotgun sequence DNA segment above includes these coding regions:
- the ITIH5 gene encoding inter-alpha-trypsin inhibitor heavy chain H5; the protein is MILWLWLCWAFSMSVGQPDSELMARYLEEKLMADYSIMEQVARRVPRQAKFLQRLETRPRMSEFTVKSTIISRYAFTTVSCTMVNSGSEAREGVFEMQIPAAAFISNFTVSIGNKTYYGEVTGKEKKHSSDDIAKHKKPPSPTDRRENGYETFKASVFIPRKMQARFLLHYEELLQRRLGKYEYTVSIRPQQLVGRLRVEVNILENSGIVSLEVPPLRNSKHKGNGKVEGDVSPPPSTVVGHTKTLAKVTFNPSVVEQTRIARNGILGDFIIRYDVNRELSVGDVQILNGYFVHYFAPTDLPPLPKNVVFVLDSSASMVGTKLKQTKEALFTILQDLRPEDHFNIIGFSNRIKVWQQDRLVPVTPNNIRDAKKYIHNMSPTGGTNINGALQTGAKLLNDYIGQNDVDARSVSLIIFLTDGRPTVGETQSSKILSNTKDAIRDKFCLFTIGIGNDVDHKLLERMALENCGMTRHFQEDEDAASHLKGFYDEIGTPLLSDIRVDYPEDNVEQVTQNFFPNYFNGSEIIIAGKLINHTSDSLHVEVTASNSKKYIVLKTDVAIDLPSRNDIRGVPGLEDGKGDKNYIERAWSYLTIKELLNSRLKSDDNQEKDYLMEKAKSIALTYNFVTPFTVLKMREAGLHSEPPQEEFISPSTDGIGEKLQSLQGHKAPPGIRRQQDNQRIKISKTSADGDPHFVIDFPSSKFSVCFNIDGEPGDILRLVSDHKESGVTVNGQLIGAPAPPNGHKKHRTYFRTITILSNKPERSYLEITPKRIILDDGERLLLSCDRSAVVQSSSLEVSVSANSNITVTIRDTISFVILIHHYKKPAPYQRDHLGFYISNSKGLSSDTHGLLGQFLNHEVKLLQESLNTSHQQVGQNQTEALKPNPTTTLKVKGRLIPVVWKQRRIYNGQQEVDCWFAKNNADKLIDGNYKDYLASHPFDTGTSFGTINSL